DNA from Chloroflexaceae bacterium:
GAGCAGCCCGATCCGGCTGCGCACGAAGGCGAAGGCGCCTTCGATAGTCAGGGTCGCCGAGGCCAGTACGACGGTCTGCTTCTGGGCGAACAGGTGAGCCTGGAGGATCGCCGCGACGCTGAGGGGCGCTGCGGTGAGGGTCAGGCTGTCGCGCAGGCGCTCGTGGGTGAGCCAGGCGATGCTCTCTTCATCGCCAAAGATAATGTGGCCGGTGCGCACCCTGGCATCGGTGGCGAAGCGGCGCAGGTGCTCCGCCCGCAGGAGCAGTTCGTCATAGCCGGGCAGGTCCTCAGGCTCGATCTCGCGCAGCAGGCTCTCGATCCTGCCGAGAGCGTCGCCGATGACGGTAAGCATGTCGGTAAGATTGGACCAGGCCGCTTCGATCTCCTGCCAGACAGGGCGCCGGCGCACCTGGGGCGTGATGCGCAGGCGCGGGTCGTACTGCGTCTCAGCGCCTTCGTTGACCATGAAGGAGGTCAGGCGATTGAAGCAGTCGTAGACGGCGGCGCGGGCGCGTTCGAGGGTCGGGCGCAGGTGCAGGGCGATCTGTTCGACCTGGTGCTGAACACGCTCATCGGCAAAGCCCTCGCGCAGGCGGGCGGGCAGGTCGGCCAGCAGGCCGCTGACCAGTTGCGCTCCGCCTTCCAGAAAGATCGCGTCGAGAAAATTGAGCAGTGCCGCCTGGTCAATGCTAAAGCTGAGTTGATCGGTGGCGACATCCTCCAGGTTGTGGGCCTCGTCAATGATCAGGTGATCGTAGGGCGGCAATACATTCGTCTGGGCAGCCAGATCGGCGATCAGCAGGGCGTGGTTGATCACGACGATATGCGCAGCCTCGGCCAGGCGGCGAGCCTTGAAGAAGAAACACTCGCGGAAATGGGCGCAGCGGGGGCCGGTGCAGGTCTCGGGGGTGACGTTAATGCGGCCCCAGGCGGCGTTTTCGCGTTCCATCAGCAGCAACTCGGCCCGGTCGCCGGTGCCGGTCGTGGGCAGCCAGAGTTGCACCTTGAGCAGGGCGCGCACCTCGTCGGGGGTGAGGTTCTCGTGACGGCGCAGTTCGTGGTAGCGTTTGAGGCACAGATAGTTGCCCCGGCCCTTGAGCAGCGCAGCGGTGAAGGGCGGGTCGCCAGCGGCGCCGGCCATGATGCGCTGCAAGGCGGGGATGTCCTTGAAGAAGAGTTGATCCTGGAGATTGATCGTATTGGTCGAGATTACCACCCGTTCGCCGCGGGCGGCGGCGAAGAACGCCGCGGGGGCCAGGTAGGCCAGGCTCTTGCCGGTGCCGGTGCCGGCCTCCACCATCAGGGCCGTGCCCTGATTAAAGGCTCGCGCCACGGCCCGGGCCATCTCAACCTGAGATGGGCGCGGTTCATAACCCGGCAAGTGCTGGCCCAGGGGTCCATCGGGGGCAAAGAAGGCGGCGATCTGGTCGAGGTCCAGCGGGCGAGCGCTGCCGGTGGGCCTGAGGGGCGCAGGCTCATCGGCGGCCTGGCGTTCCTTGCGGGCGGCGCGGGGCGCGTCGCTGAAGGCGCGCTTCATCCGCCCGCGCAGCGCTTCCACAAAGAGATCGCGCATGGGGAAGGCGACCTGCTGAGTCAGGCGCACGATCTCACCGAGGTCATCGAGGTCGAGAGCATTAATGCGCCGCAACAGATAGGTGAAGACCCGCGCCGCGACCAGAGCGTCGTTGAGGGCGCGATGATCCTCGGGATGGGGGATGCCCAGGTGTTCGGCCAGGGCGCCCAGGCGGTAGATCGGCGCCTGCGGCACTAGCAGCGTCGCCAGTTCAAAGGTGTCGTAGATCGGCTGGGCGAAGTTCATTCCCTGGGCGCGGAGCATGCCCAGGTCGAAGTGCACCGAGTGCCCAACAATTGGATGGCTGCCGATAAAACGGGCCAGGTCCGCGCCGATGGCATTGAAGCGCGGGGCGCGGGCCACATGCTCCGGCGTGATGCCGGTCAGGCGGGTGATCTTGAGAGGCAGCGACTGGCGGGGGCGCACGAACTGGCTGTAGGTCTCCAGCACCTCATCGCCCCGAAAACGGACGGCGGCCACCTCGATAATCTCGTCCACCCCGGCGATCAGGCCAGTGGTTTCGACATCGAGGGCAACGTAGATGCGATCATTCATTGCGTTTCGTGCGGCGAAGACGGCGCCAGAAGCGAACGGCAAGAGAAGGGCCGCTCTATGGCCTTTCTCATTGGACAGGGGCATGGGGCAATGGGTTGCCCCGCCCTCCGCCAACCGAAAGGTCAATAGCGTGCATTATACCCGATGGCGGCGGATCCGACGGGCCATCATCGCCGCTGATTGCAAGAAACAGCCTCCCCCGGTATAATACAGGAAACCCCCACGACATCCAGACCAGGCTCGCCCGGCGTCAGGGCGGCGGGAGCACCATGATGGCAGGCAGCAACGGCGCCACCTTGCCGGATCCGCAGATGGAGATTGACGGCGTGAGCCTGAGCTTCGGCGGGGTTCGCGCCCTGACCGATGTCAGCTTTAACATCTATCCCGGCACCATCCAGGCAATTATCGGCCCGAACGGGGCCGGCAAGACCAGTCTTCTGAACTGCATCAGCGGCCTCTACAAACCGCAGCAGGGTCAGATCCGCTTCGAGGGCCGGAATCTTATCGGCCTCGCCCCCCACCAGATCGCTCGCCTGGGCATTGCCCGCTCGTTCCAGAATATCGAGCTGTTCCGCCATATGACCGTGGTGGACAACCTGATGCTCGGCCGCCACGTGCACATGCGGGGCGGCGTGCTGAGCGGCGGCCTGTACTGGGGCCGCGCCCAGCGCGAGGAGATCGCCCACCGCGAGGTGGTCGAGCAGGTGATTGATCTGCTGGAGATCCAGGCCATCCGCAAAAAGGTCGTCGGCGCGCTGCCCTATGGCCTCCAGAAGCGGGTCGAGCTGGGACGGGCGCTGGCGATGTCGCCACGCCTGCTGCTGCTCGACGAGCCAATGGCCGGCATGAACAGCGAGGAAAAAGAGGACATGGCCCGCTTTATCCTCGACATCAGCGAGGAGCAGCGCACGACCATCGTGCTCATCGAGCACGACATGGGGGTGGTGATGGACATCAGCGACAACGTGGCCGTGCTGGAGTTCGGCCGCTTGATCGCCTATGGCACACCCGCCAGGGTCAAGGCCGACCCGAAGGTGATTGACGCCTACCTGGGGCGCGAGCATGCGGCGTGAGCGCGATGCTTGCGTGGACGGGCGTCTTGCTGCGTGAGGCGTTCTCCCCTGAGAAGTTTCGCAGGGCGCTGGCAGCGGGTTCGGGAGGACCTGGCTCTTCCGAACCCTGACGACCCGCTATGGTGATGAGCCGCCGGCGCCCCCTCGATCTAGACGATAGTTGCATACTCATACTACCGTAAAGGCGCGGATGTTATGACTGAGTGGACCCTTCCCCGTCTGTTGCTGCACAAGGCCGAAACGCAGGGCGACAGAGTCGCCCTGCGCGAGAAGGATTTCGGCATCTGGCAGACCGTGACCTGGCGCCAGTTCGCCGACCATGTGCGGGCGTTCGCGATGGGCCTGCGCGCCCTCGGTCTGCAACGGGGCGACAAGGTGGCGATCATCGGCGATAATCGCCCGGAATGGCTCTATGCCGAACTGGCCGCCCAGGCTGTCGGCGGGGCCTCGGTGGGAGTGTATCAGGACTCGGTGGCCAATGAGGTGAAGTACGTGCTGCAGGCCGCCGAGGCGCGAGTGATTGTGGTCGAGGATCAGGAGCAGGTAGATAAGATCATCGAGATCTGGCCCGAACTGTCGAATGTGCTCAAGGTGATCTACTACGAGCCGAAGGGCATGCGGGGCTACCGGGAACCCTACCTGGCCCATTTCCCCGACATCGAGGAGCTTGGACGGGCCTACGACCGCGCCCATCCGGGGCTGTTCGAAGCCGAGGTCGCCCGGGGCCAGCCCGACGATGTGGCCATCCTTTCCACCACTTCGGGCACCACCGGCACCCCCAAACTGGCCATGCTGACCCATCGCAACCTCATCAGCCAGGGGGCCGGGTTGCTGGCGGTTGATCCGCTCGAACCCGACGATGAGTTTGTGAGCTTTCTGCCCCTGGCCTGGGTCGGCGAGCAGATGATCACCGTCGCCGCCGGTCTCCAGTGCGGCTTCACGATCAACTTCCCCGAATCGTCCGGCACGGTGCAGGAAAACATCCGCGAAATCGGCCCGCGGGTGATGTTCTCGCCCCCGCGCATCTGGGAGAACATGCTCTCACAGGTGCAGGTGAAGATCCAGGATACCACGCCACTCAAACGGGCCGTGTACGAGTGGGCCATGCGCCAGGGCTACGCCATGGCCGACGCCCGCTTCAGCGGCAAGACGCCTGACCCGCTGCTGCGCCTGCGGTACGCTCTGGCGCGCCTGTGCGTCTTTGAGCCGCTCAAGGATCAGTTGGGGCTGCGCTTCCTCAAGCGGGCCTATACCGGCGGCGCGGCCCTCGGCCCCGATGTATTCCGCTTCTACCACGCCCTCGGCGTCAACTTGAAGCAGGTCTACGGCCAGACTGAGAGCGCCGGTCTGAGCGTGATCCACCGCGACGGGCAGATCAAGTTTCAGACTGTGGGCACGCCGCTGCCCAACACCGAGATCCGCATCGCCGACAGCGGCGAGATCCTGGTCAGGAGCCCCTCGGTCTTCATCGGCTACTACAAGAATCCTGAGGCGACCGCCGAGGCCCTGGTTGATGGCTGGCTCCACAGCGGCGACGCGGGCTATTTCGACGAAGACGGGCACCTGATCGTCATTGATCGGGCCAAGGACGTGATGACCCTCCACGATGGCACAAAGTTCTCGCCCCAGTTCATCGAGAACAAGCTGAAGTTCAGCCCCTACATTAAGGAGGCGGTGGTCTTTGGCGGCGACTGGCCCTTTGTCACGGCGATGATCAACATAGACTTCGGCAATGTGGGCAAGTGGGCCGAAAGCCGGCAGATCTCCTACACCACCTACACCGACCTGGCCCAGAAGCCGCAGGTCTACGCGCTCATCCGCCGCGACGTTGAGCGCACCAACGCCGACCTGCCCCCGGCGGCGCGGATCAGGCGCTTCCTGTTGCTGCACAAAGAGCTTGACGCCGATGACGGCGAACTGACCCGCACGCGCAAGGTGCGCCGGCGCCTGGTGGCCCGGCGTTACGAAGAGATCGTGGATGCCCTCTACAGCGACCAGAGCGAACTGGAGCTGGAGACGACCATCACCTACCAGGACGGGCGCACGGCGCTGATCAAGACGCGGCTGCGCATCGAGGAGATGGAGGCGCCTCCCGCCTCCGCTGGCGAGCGCCAGCCGGCAAGGATGGCCGTGCGTTGAGGCCGGTTTTGACAGTGCTCCTGCGCGGTCATGCCCTGGCTTCGCCCCTTTACTGACCGTGAATTGGAGGAGGAGGGCGGGGAAACCAGGTTTCCCCACGCCCCCGCCTGATCGGAGGGTTGGGGAGGGCTTCGCCCTGCCACAACGCCACAGCTTCTTCCGAGGAGCCTATGGAGAAACTCGTCCAACTCACGATGAGCGGGATCGCCAACGGGGCGATCTTCGCCCTGGTGGCCCTGGGCTTTGTGTTGATCTACAAGAGCAGCGACGTGATCAACTTCGCCCAGGGTGAACTGCTGCTGATCGGCGCTTACCTGACCTACATGACCGTCGAGCAGATCGGCATCTGGTGGCCCGCGGGCGTGGTGGTGGCGGTGCTGCTGGCGGCAGTCGTCGGCGTGCTCATCGAAACCCTGGTGCTGCGCCCGCTGATCGGCGAGCCGACCATTTCGGTGATCATGGTGACCATCGGCCTCTCATCGTTGCTCCGGGCGATCGTCGGGGCGATCTGGGGGGTGACGCCGCGCCCGGCGCCGCAGTTTCTGCCGCGCGATACGGTAACGATCTTCGGCGCCAGCGTGGGGGTGGATAAGGTCTGGGCCATCTTTCTGGCGCTGCTGCTCTTCGCCCTGCTGACGCTCTTCTTCCGCTTCAGTCGCGAGGGGATCGCCATGCGCGCCGTGGCCGACGACCAGCAGGCCGCGCTGAGCATGGGCATCAGCGTGAAGCGGGTCTGGGCGGTGGCCTGGGCCATCGCGGCGGTGACGGCGGCAGTAGGCGGCATTTTGCTGATGAGCATCTTCGGCGGCGTGTCCGGCTCGATCGCTCGGGTGGGGTTGCTGGTCTTCCCGGTAGTGATCCTGGGCGGCCTCGACAGCATTCCCGGAGCGATCATCGGCGGGCTGATCATCGGCCTGCTGCAATCCTACGCCGGGGGCTACCTGCCGCCTGAACTAGGCATGGGCGAAGTAGTTCCGTTCATCATTCTGTTGCTGATCCTGCTTGTGCGCCCCTACGGGCTCTTCGGCCAGCGGATCATCGAGCGAGTGTAGGAGGGTCGCGGGCCTATGCAAAGCGGGACGTTTCATACCACCTACGCGGCGGATATGGCCCTGCGGCCCTACTGGCCGCAGCGGCTGCGCATCGCTCTTGTGCTCGTGGCCGTGCTGGTCTTCCCCTGGTTCGCCGACCGCTACTGGCTCAATCTGGCCAATACTATCGCCATCGCCGCCATCGGAGCGATCGGGTTGAACATCCTGGTCGGCTATACCGGCCAGATCAGCATTGGGCAGGGCGGCTTCATGGCGGTGGGGGCCTTCAGCGCCGGGTTGATGGCTGCCCGGCTCGGCATGCCGATGTGGCTCACGGTGCCGATCGCCAGCCTGTTCACGGCCTTCGTGGGCGCGTTCTTCGGGCTGCCCTCGCTGCGCCTCAAGGGCCTCTACCTGGCGATTGCCACCCTGGCGGCCCAGGAGATCATCACCTGGGTGCTGACCCACGGCAAACTGCTGGGCATCGGCGAGTCACTTTCGATCCCCCGCGAAACCAGCAACCTCTTCGGCATCCCCATGACCGCGATCGGCAACCCCGATTTCGCCTTCTACTGGGTGACGGTGGGTTGCCTTATCGTAACCGTAATCTTCGTCAGCAACCTCTTCCGCAGTCGCGCGGGGCGGGCCTTCGTCGCCATCCGCGACCAGGACATCGCCGCCCAGGTGATCGGGGTGGACCTGTTTCGCTACAAGTTGCTGGCCTTCGCCACCTCGTCGTTCTTCGCCGGGCTGGCCGGGGCGCTTACCGCCCATTACCGCGGCATTATCTCCTGGGAGCGCTTCACGATTGACACCAGCATCCTCTACCTGGCGATGATCATCATCGGCGGGCTGGGCAGCGTCTCAGGCTCGATCTACGGCGCGGCCTTCATCACCCTGCTGCCGGCGCTGCTCTCGAACCTGGCGCGCCTCCTGAGCGGAGTCGTGCCGCAGATCAACAGCTACCTGCCGTACATGCAGCAGGGCGCCTTCGGTCTGGCGATCATCCTCTTCCTGATCTTCGAGCCGGAGGGCATTGTTAAGATGTGGCGCAATGTCAAGGATTACTTCCGGTTATGGCCGTTCAGTTATTAGAGCAAGGAGGACAGTATGGGCAACGAACAACGACGGTTCGGCATGCTGGCACTGCTGCTGGCGCTGGCCCTGGCGCTGGCGGCGTGCGGCCAGCCGGCGCCCGGCACGGGCGGAGGAACCACGGGCGGCGGAACTACTGGAACAACCCCGGCCCCGAGCGGCGAGCCGATCAAGATCGGCGCGATCTTCGACCTCACCGGCGCGACGGCGGATGTGGGAACCCCCTATTCCAAGGGACAGATTGCCTACATTGATTGGCGCAATGCTAACGGCGGCGTGGCCGGGCGCCCGCTGCAACTGATCAGCCAGGACTACGCCTACGAGGTGCCCCGCGCGGAAGAACTTTACACCCAGTTCGTCACCCAGGACAAGGTGGTGGTCTTCTCGGGCTGGGGCACGGGCGACACCGAGGCGCTCAAGGGCCGCATCTCCGAGGATCAGATTCCCTTCATTTCCGCCTCGTACTCGGCGGAACTCGCCGATCCCGCCAAGACGCCGTATAACTTCCTGGTGGCCCCGACCTATTCCGACCAGATGATCATCGCTATGAAGTGGGCGCTGGAGGACTGGAAAGCCAAAGGGAATACCGGCGCGCCCAAGTTCGCCTATCTGTTCAACGACAGCCCCTTCGGGCGCTCGCCGCTGGCTGACGGCACCGCCTTTGCCCAGGCCAACGGCGTCGAGACGCCGCTGGAGGTGCCCTCGCCCCGCGGCGCCACCGACCTGACGCCCCAGTTGACCCAGATCCGCGACTTCGGGGCTAACTACGTCTTCTTGCAGAACGTCTCGACCCCGGCGGCCCTGGCGGTTAAGAACGCTAAGAGCCTGGGACTGGACATCCAGTTCATCTGCCTGAACTGGTGCGCTAACGAACTGCTGATCAAGCTCGCCGGCGCTGATGCCGAGGGTGTGGTCGGGGCTATTCCTTTCGACCCCGCTGCCGAGGGGGCCAAGGTGGCCCTGGAGTTCGCCAAAGAGAAGGGTATTGACTACGGCGGCGCCGATAGCACCTTCGTCCAGGGCTGGACGGCGATGTCCATTCTGGTGTCCGGGATTGAAAAGACCCTGGCCGAGGGTAAGGAACTGACCGGCGAGAACATCAAGAACGCGCTCGAGACGATGGGGGCGATTGATACTGGCGGGGTGACCCAGCCGGTCGTCTTTAGCGCAACCGACCACGCTGGCGCGAAGTCGCTGCGGATGTTCCGCGTTGAGAATGGCAAGTGGGTGGCAATCACCGACTTCATTTCGGCCAGGTAACACGCCTCGGGCTGGCCGGGAGAGGCGAAACAGAGTTCGCCTCTCCCGGCGGCTATGGCACTGGCCGGCAGGGGCGCGGGGAAACCTGGCCCCCCAACTTTAGTCAACGGTGTTGGGGCGCCTGAGATGCCGGCGCGCAGGGGCAAAAAAGCCATGCTTTCCCTCAACAACATCGAGGTCATCTACAACGACGTGGTCCTGGTGCTCAAAGGGCTGTCGCTGGAGGTGCCGGAGGGCCGGATCGTCGCTGTGCTTGGCTCCAACGGCGCGGGCAAGAGCACAACGCTCAAAGCGATCTCCGGGCTGCTTAAGCCGGAGAATGGCGAAGTGACCGACGGCGAGATCCGCTTTCTCGACCAGCCGATCCATAAGAAGGACGCGGCGGCGATCGTGCGCATGGGCATCTTCCAGGTGATGGAGGGGCGGCGCGTCTTCGAGCACCTGACGGTGGAAGAAAACCTGCGCGCCGGGGCCTACACCCGCGGAAGGGGCGGTTTCGCTCAGGATCTGGAACTGGTCTACAGCTACTTTCCGCGCCTGAAGGAGCGCCGCCATCAGACGGCGGGCTTCCTCAGCGGCGGCGAACAGCAGATGCTTGCCATCGGGCGGGCGTTGATGGCTCGCCCGCGCCTGATCATGCTCGATGAACCCTCGCTCGGGCTGGCTCCGCTGCTGGTGGAGGAGATCTTTCGTATTATCAAACGTATCAACAAAGAGCAAGGCACAACCATCCTGCTGGTGGAGCAAAACGCGCGCCTGGCCCTTGATGCCGCCGACCATGCGTATATCATGGAGAATGGGCGCATCGTCCTTGATGGCTCGCCTGCCGATCTGAAGGACAATGCCGACGTGCGGGAGTTCTACCTGGGCCTCAACGAAGTTGGCGGGCGCAAGAGCTACCGTGAGGTCAAACACTATAAACGCCGCAAGCGCTGGCTGTCCTGAGTGTGGGGAAACCAGGTTTCCCCATACCTCGCAAGCGGCTTTTGGGGAGGCTCGGAGAGGCGAAGCCCCTCCAAGAATGTTGCGGGGGCCGCAGGCCCCCGCAACCCCTGCCGAGGCGAAGCGCTGTTGCAATACGAACGGAAAGCATACCAGGCCCCTATCCGGACGCCTCCCTCAGAAGGGTCTGGGAGGGCGTGGCCTTCCCAGAACGGCATCGGATAACCAGGTTATCCGGATAGGCCTGAAACAATGAGGGGCCATGGATCTCCAGGCTTTCTATGCCAGCTTTGACCAGCGCGTTCGCGAGATCGTCGCCTATGGCTACGATCATTCGCCGGCCTTTCGCCAGCGGATGGACGCCGCGGGGTTGACGCCTGCCGCCATTCAGAGCGCCGCCGATCTGGCGCGCCTGCCGGTGCTGCGCAAGGAGCGCCTGGTCGAGATCCAGCGCCAGGGGCCGGGTCTCGGCGGGATGCTGACCGTGCCGCTTTCGAGCCTGCGGCGCGTCTTCCAGTCGCCCGGCCCGATCTACGATCCCGAACCGGACGAGCCGGACTCGTGGCGCTGGGCCCCGGCGTTCCGCGCTGCCGGCTTCGGGCCGGGCGACGTTGTGCTGAACTGCTTCGGCTACCACCTGACGCCTGCGGGGGTAATGTTCGAGGAGGGCGCGCGCGCCGTGGGCTGCGCGGTGATCCCGGCGGGGATCGGCGCGCAGCACCAGCAGATCGAGGCCATGCTCGATCTTGGCGTCACCGCTTATGCCGGGCTGCCGAGCTACCTCAAGGCCCTGCTGGAGAAGGCCGTGGAGCTGGGCCACGATCCGCGGGCCTGGCCGCTCAACAAGGCCTTCGTGGCCGCCGAGCCGCTGCCGCCCTCGCTGCGGGCGCTCTTCGAGGAGCAGTACGGCATTCTGGTCTACGACGGCTATGGCACTGCCGAGGCGGGTAACCTGGGCTACAACGGCCCTGAACGCCAGGGCTGGCACCTGCCCGATGACGCCCTGGTACAGGTGTGCGATCTGAACACCGGTGAACCGTTGCCGCCAGGCCAGACAGGCGAGGTGGTGGTGACGTTGTTCCGGCGCGACTACATCCTGGTGCGCTTCGCTGTGGGCGATCTCTCGGCGGTCATGGAACCTGGCCCGCCGACGGTCATCCCCACGCCGCGGCTGGTGGGCTGGCTCGGGCGCAGCGGCGACAGCGTCAAGGTGCGCGGGCTGTTCGTGCATCCGCGCCACGTTGATGAGGCGCTGCGCGGCATCGCGGGGGTGGCCGCCTACCAGGCGGTGGTGGTGCGTGAGAGCCATCGCGACGACCTGATCTGCCGGGTAGTTCCGGCGAGCGACGCCGATCCCGCCACCCTGAGCGCGGAGGTCGAGGCGGCACTGCACGAAACGCTCAAGCTGCGCTGCCGCGTCGAACTGGTTTCCGGCCTGCCTGCCGACGCGAGGCAGTTCGTCGATGAGCGGCGTTGGGACTGAGGCGCGGGGTGGCGCCGGGCGCCCGGTGGCTCTGCTGTTCAACCTGCATGTTCCTCGGAGAGCGTAGCCCTCTCGAAACATCCGCTGAGCGGCCCGATGGCGCGCCGATCAGGATTTCTTGCTAAACAGCGCAACGATCAGCAGGGGCGCGCCATCGGCCAGATTGGGAGCGTAGCCGATTAGCAGCACCTGCTCGCCAGCCTCGGCTCCGCGCAGCCAGCCCGCGCTGTTGAAGGCGCTGCCTTCCGTGCGCAACTCCGGCGCTGCTTTCCAGCCCGCACCCTCCAGCGTCTCCCGGTAGAAGCGTTCCACCTCCGGCCAGGCAGCGGCGGCGGGGAGGCGGTAGCGGCGAATGTCGCTGGTCAGATCGGCCCCCACGGCGCCCTGCAACGCTCCAGCCAGGCTGTCGGCGCTCGCGCTCGCGCCAGGCGCCAGGGTGATGGCCTCGGGAAAGGCGGGTATCGCGGTTAACGTCACCGGGCGGTCGCCGCAGCCGGCCAGGAGCGGCAGGAACGCGACAAACACGAGCGTGAGGCGGGCAAGTAGGCGCATGGGTAGAGATCCTCTGGCTGATCACCGATTTTCCCGGAAGCACTTTACTCTGCAAAGCTTCCGCTGCTATCATTGTACCGGACCTGTAATCACCGCAGAGGACGCGGAGGGTGCAGAGGGTTTTCAACCGGCGCATCCTCTGCGGTAAACCTCAACACCTGGCGACGACGAGCCGTTTGACGTCCGCGCGGAAGTGTGCTATGCTCCCGCTAGCACAATGAGGGATGAAATGAGGCAAAAGATGCAGCAGCACTGCTCCAAGCAGGTCAAGCGGGCGAAGAAGCCGGCCGGAAGGTCTGGTTAGCGCCGCTTGCACGCGCGGATCGAGTGTAGGCCCGGAGTACCAGACCAGATGGTGCGCCGGGCCTTTCGTTTTCCCGGAGGTGCGCGATGAAACTGCACGCCAGTATTCCGACCACCGTGGCCATTACTCCACGCTACTGCCGCCCGGAGCTGTTTGGCGCTTGCCAGGTGAGAGAAGGATTCTATCCCTATGCCGCTTGAGCGCTTCTTTCTCCTCGACACGACTCTGCGCGAGGGCGAGCAGTTCGCCACGGCGCGCTTTACCAGCGCCCAGCGCCTGGCGGTGGCCGAGGCCCTGGACGCCGTCGGAGTCGAGTATATTGAACTGACCTCGCCTGCCGCCTCACCCCAGAGCGCCCGCGATCTCGAAACGATCGCCAGCCGCGGGCTGCGCGCCCGCGTGGTCACTCACGTGCGTTGCCATCCCGATGACGCGCGTATGGCAGTCGAATGCGGGGCCCAGGGCGTGAATCTGCTCTACGCCACCTCCGAACCCCTGCGCCGCGCCAGTCATGGCCGTGACCTTGACCAGATTATCGCCGAAGCCGAGGTGGTGATCAGCTACCTCCGCCGGCACAACGTTGAGGTCCGCTTCTCGGCTGAAGACACCTTCCGCACCGATCTGCCCTCCCTCCTCCGCGTGTACCAGGCCGTGGCCGCGATGGGTGTGCACCGCATCGGCCTGGCGGATACGGTGGGCATCGCCACGCCGCGGCAGGTGTATGATGTCGTGTCACAGGTGCGCGCGGCGGTAGACTGCGATATCGAGTTCCATGGCCACAATGACTCGGGTTGCGCGATCGCCAATGCCTTCTGCGCCCTCGAAGCCGGCGCGACCCACATTGACGTCACGGTGCTGGGCATCGGCGAGCGCAACGGCATTGCCTCCCTCAGCGGCATGATCGCCCGCCTGGCGACGCTTGACCCGGCCCTCGTATCGCGTTACAAC
Protein-coding regions in this window:
- a CDS encoding ABC transporter substrate-binding protein; protein product: MGNEQRRFGMLALLLALALALAACGQPAPGTGGGTTGGGTTGTTPAPSGEPIKIGAIFDLTGATADVGTPYSKGQIAYIDWRNANGGVAGRPLQLISQDYAYEVPRAEELYTQFVTQDKVVVFSGWGTGDTEALKGRISEDQIPFISASYSAELADPAKTPYNFLVAPTYSDQMIIAMKWALEDWKAKGNTGAPKFAYLFNDSPFGRSPLADGTAFAQANGVETPLEVPSPRGATDLTPQLTQIRDFGANYVFLQNVSTPAALAVKNAKSLGLDIQFICLNWCANELLIKLAGADAEGVVGAIPFDPAAEGAKVALEFAKEKGIDYGGADSTFVQGWTAMSILVSGIEKTLAEGKELTGENIKNALETMGAIDTGGVTQPVVFSATDHAGAKSLRMFRVENGKWVAITDFISAR
- the lysS gene encoding homocitrate synthase yields the protein MPLERFFLLDTTLREGEQFATARFTSAQRLAVAEALDAVGVEYIELTSPAASPQSARDLETIASRGLRARVVTHVRCHPDDARMAVECGAQGVNLLYATSEPLRRASHGRDLDQIIAEAEVVISYLRRHNVEVRFSAEDTFRTDLPSLLRVYQAVAAMGVHRIGLADTVGIATPRQVYDVVSQVRAAVDCDIEFHGHNDSGCAIANAFCALEAGATHIDVTVLGIGERNGIASLSGMIARLATLDPALVSRYNLERLPELDRMVADLVGVPVPFDAPISSPFAFHHKAGLHTKAVLRDPRSYEALDPTLFGRSRTVAVAHRLVGWHAVAERARELGIYLSETAARQAAARIKALGDEREIDSTTVDEILYEFAE
- a CDS encoding AMP-binding protein, with the translated sequence MDLQAFYASFDQRVREIVAYGYDHSPAFRQRMDAAGLTPAAIQSAADLARLPVLRKERLVEIQRQGPGLGGMLTVPLSSLRRVFQSPGPIYDPEPDEPDSWRWAPAFRAAGFGPGDVVLNCFGYHLTPAGVMFEEGARAVGCAVIPAGIGAQHQQIEAMLDLGVTAYAGLPSYLKALLEKAVELGHDPRAWPLNKAFVAAEPLPPSLRALFEEQYGILVYDGYGTAEAGNLGYNGPERQGWHLPDDALVQVCDLNTGEPLPPGQTGEVVVTLFRRDYILVRFAVGDLSAVMEPGPPTVIPTPRLVGWLGRSGDSVKVRGLFVHPRHVDEALRGIAGVAAYQAVVVRESHRDDLICRVVPASDADPATLSAEVEAALHETLKLRCRVELVSGLPADARQFVDERRWD
- a CDS encoding ABC transporter ATP-binding protein is translated as MLSLNNIEVIYNDVVLVLKGLSLEVPEGRIVAVLGSNGAGKSTTLKAISGLLKPENGEVTDGEIRFLDQPIHKKDAAAIVRMGIFQVMEGRRVFEHLTVEENLRAGAYTRGRGGFAQDLELVYSYFPRLKERRHQTAGFLSGGEQQMLAIGRALMARPRLIMLDEPSLGLAPLLVEEIFRIIKRINKEQGTTILLVEQNARLALDAADHAYIMENGRIVLDGSPADLKDNADVREFYLGLNEVGGRKSYREVKHYKRRKRWLS